One genomic region from Ammospiza caudacuta isolate bAmmCau1 chromosome 1, bAmmCau1.pri, whole genome shotgun sequence encodes:
- the ARHGAP28 gene encoding rho GTPase-activating protein 28: MEQSFVQDVSPGHSPGSRKSFSRCRRINRMLSNESVPPAFSRSNSQASMDSTSMEDFWCEVESIKESREDGPEEAMLLEFKPADEGELEAEWLQDVGLSTLISGAEEEDGQALLSTLTRTQAAAVQKRYNTYTQTLRKKNKHTVRDVRDIFGTSDSSPTFETVPVSPVSSNGIQLPGQKPVWKSVSSKSCLDCGTDKGSPSITEELSYDVSFSESITVLPKTQEWPKNQRFKKEDLALPKFIVRKSRFGLTEVGDLSPEDMKKIRYLSLIELTAFYDALGVELKRNRVERVRGRENGLFGVPLTVLLENDQKKVPGIKVPLIFQKLLLKLEETGLETEGILRVPGSASRVKNLHQELEAKFYEDTFDWDQVRNNDAAGLLKMFIRELPSPLFTVEYLPAFITLVEKISKIKLQLQALHLLIMLMPEANRDTAKAFLQFLKKVVANEGKNKMSLWNVSMIVAPNLFIYKGKRANQQEMQAAATTAHIVRLLIRYQDILWTVPSFLISQVRKMNEAAMNNSKRQLMFDKGVRKLLRRKTMERERPERPEGAVTFPPYLQSDIPEGVIRVYAPLHSKVSMAIQLNGQTKAKDILARFHCENSRGSSQNVRGQIQSLHEIGGNIGQHCLDPDAFMLDVYRANPQAEWVIKPKAS, translated from the exons AAAGTCTTTCTCTCGTTGTCGAAGAATTAACAGGATGCTTTCCAACGAGTCAGTGCCTCCTGCCTTCAGTCGCTCCAATTCTCAGGCCTCCATGGACAGCACTTCCATGGAGGACTTCTGGTGTGAGGTGGAGAGCATCAAGGAGAGCAGAGAAGATGGACCTGAAGAAGCAATGCTCTTGGAGTTCAAACCTGCTGATG AaggggagctggaggcagaaTGGCTGCAAGATGTAGGTTTATCCACATTGATCTCAGGAGCTGAAGAGGAGGatggccaagccctgctgtcCACTCTGACCAGAACTCAAGCTGCTGCTGTACAGAAGAGGTACAACACCTACACTCAGACCCTGAGGAAGAAGAACAAGCACACAGTCCGGGATGTGCGAGACATCTTTGGCACCAGTGACTCTTCT CCCACATTTGAGACAGTTCCAGTGTCACCAGTATCTTCTAATGGTATCCAGCTTCCTGGGCAGAAGCCAGTTTGGAAATCAGTTAGCT CTAAGAGCTGTCTAGACTGTGGAACAGATAAAGGCAGCCCATCCATAACAGAAGAGCTCTCCTATGATGTCTCTTTCTCAGAATCCATTACAGTCCTTCCGAAAACCCAAGAGTGGCCAAAAAACCAGAGGTTCAAAAAGGAAGACTTGGCTTTGCCA AAATTCATTGTACGGAAGAGCCGCTTTGGGCTGACGGAGGTCGGGGACCTGTCTCCTGAGGACATGAAGAAGATCCGCTACCTCTCCCTGATCGAGCTCACGGCCTTCTACGACGCGCTGGGCGTGGAGCTGAAGAGGAACCGCGTGGAGAGGGTGCGGGGACGAG aGAACGGTCTTTTCGGAGTGCCTCTCACCGTGCTGCTGGAGAATGACCAAAAGAAGGTTCCTGGAATAAAAGTGCCCCTTATCTTCCAAAAA ctgctgctcaagCTTGAGGAAACAGGTTTGGAAACTGAAGGAATTCTACGGGTTCCTGGATCTGCCTCCAGAGTCAAG aatctCCATCAAGAACTTGAGGCAAAATTTTATGAAGACACTTTTGACTGGGACCAAGTACGAAATAATGATGCAGCGGGACTGCTAAAAATGTTTATAAGAGAACTCCCCAGCCCACTCTTCACAGTAGAATATCTGCCTGCATTCATCACACTCGTAGAAA AAATCTCCAAGATCAAGTTACAACTACAAGCTTTGCATCTGTTGATCATGCTGATGCCTGAAGCCAACAGAGACACAGCCAAG GCCTTTCTTCAGTTCCTGAAGAAGGTGGTTGCTAATGAAGGGAAAAACAAGATGAGCTTGTGGAACGTGTCTATGATTGTTGCACCAAACCTCTTCATCTACAAAGGGAAACGCGCAAACCAACAGGAAATGCAAGCAGCCGCCACCACCGCGCACATTGTGCGGCTTCTGATCCGGTACCAGGACATCCTGTGGACT GTCCCATCCTTCCTGATTTCCCAAGTGAGAAAAATGAATGAAGCAGCCATGAACAACAGCAAGAGACAGCTGATGTTTGACAAAGGAGTGAGAAAACTTTTGAGGAGAAAGACCATGGAACGGGAGAGACCTGAAAGACCAGAG GGAGCTGTCACTTTCCCTCCATACTTGCAGTCTGACATACCCGAGGGGGTGATAAGAGTTTATGCTCCACTGCATTCAAAAGTCTCTATGGCAATTCAACTCAACGGCCAAACAAAAGCCAAAGACATCCTGGCTCGATTCCACTGTGAAAACAG CCGTGGATCATCACAGAATGTGAGAGGCCAGATCCAAAGTTTACATGAAATTGGAGGAAATATAG GTCAGCACTGTTTGGATCCAGATGCGTTCATGCTAGATGTCTACCGTGCAAATCCTCAGGCAGAATGGGTGATAAAACCAAAAGCCAGCTGA